The genomic stretch ATTCTACAAGTTAacaattttgtctttttgttttttcatttcatcTAGATTTACCAATATGACAATGAAGTCCCAGAAAGTGTTGATGGGCATTTCAATGGCCGTCTAGTCTGGAATGGTAGCAAAGATCTACAAGATGTATCCATTTTGATCCTGAATGTCTCAGAGAGTGACCGTGGTTTCTACGAGTGTAACATTACTCGTCAGTTTGACTTTGGAGACTTCAACCCTACAGTTGGGACACAAAAGAACATCACACTGACTGTGAAAGAAAAGGGTATGTCTGTGTACtttggtttaattttaaatacatttggaaGCAGATATCTAAATCACTGTGTAAAAGACACATAgccacctttttgttttacagtgtgACATTAAATCGGACTAAACTTTTTCTGCCGTAGATCAGTCAAAATCACCAACTTTCTATATTTGCTAAATACCAAAATAACCAGAGCGAATGTTTCATTGCTTTCTTCAAATTCAGCAATCACATAGCTAAGACTACTTTGCGCAACAACTCAGTTAAATTTAAGAACACATGTGAATGTTTGTTCTCAAATATTCTCAAAAAGAACAAAGCTAGTATAATGAAAACCGATTATGGCTAAAAATGCACTTAATGACAAAAACATTATGTCTTGGAGATAAGTTCTAATGTCTGAAAATTATAATAGAGGTGAGAGACCCATTAGGACCTCTTTACATTTGGAGAAAAAGCTTGGAAGCCTGAGAACATCATCCTAGCCCTGAAGTAAGAGCGTGGTAGCACCAAGTTGTCCAGGTGTTCTGCTGcaggcaaacaaacaaagacaatGTTTGAAGTTGCCATTTTAAAGCCATGATCTTagtcccacaaaaaaaaacaaaaaaactaatggGAGAAGAGCAGAAAAGGTGCGAGTGAGGAAAGAGGCCTCTTACTGTACCCTGTTTCAGGGCCGATATTCCAGCAAActattgtgagaagcttgtggaaagAAACCATAAAATGACCCAAGTCATTCAAGTTTTTAAGGCAATTCTGCCAAATTCTGAGGAAACATGTTTAAACTTTTGATTTTGAAGAAATTCAGAAGaattatttacaaaaagtatttgtatcattattctggcatttagcaaatacaaATGATTTTGGTAATCCTCactgacctaaaacaaaaaaggtttagGTCTGATTTtatgtcagacagtgagaatatttttcatgtgtctATAAATACAGttcatgtaaaatgtgtttaactgAAAGCAAGTAAGcaatcacaatgttttttaaaaacctccatTACACTTTATACACTGTCTAAAGCTATCTGCATGTTTCTGTTACAAACATAACATGATCTATCCTGTGTTAACAAACGATTTTTGGTTTCTTAATCAAGGCTTCAATGTTTAGATGCAAACACAGTTCTCTGCTGACCTGTGTGCACTGGGTCCTTTCTTTGTGCTCTGCCTCCTCTTCATCTGAGTCTAAAGTGTTTATCAGGGCACCATGACTTGCTTTTCAATTACAAACCCACCTCTTTGCTAAGTGATGCATTAGTGTGAAAGCAGCCTGCCACTAACAATACCTcaataattgtgttttattttgtctgcctttattttctaaagCTTTCTTCTGTTGTCAGTGAAGGGCTTAATTCAAACCAGCTTCTTTGCTATCTGTTTAAAACTGGGTAATGTATAATGCTTCCCGAATGTCTGGCCTGCTGAGTGTTTTATCATCCACCTGTAtcaaatatacaaatatacatgtatatttgGAAGTTCTTAATTattatccatttctttaaatttgcattttctATGTTTGCACATGGTAGAATTTTAAATAAGATGCATATAAAGatacatattgtttttttttccacctaagTATGCTACAGTCTGATTTTTCTTAATGCACAAATATCGCAATTTACCGTCATATTTCATACAACAGTGGTATCAAATTTCAGAAAGCCTTCTGTGTAATGATCATTATACATGTGCATCATATTCTGGTAATGATGTTCATGGCGGCAAACTGAAAtagcttgtggttaatgcatcTGTGCTTTCCCACCTGAGGgattatattacaaaaacagCACCACCTCAGTAGGTTTTCTGGAATTTGGTACAAACTTACAACCAGGTTCACAGTGGCTCAAAAAATCAATTTCCTTGGATGATTTTGAATAGTTtaatgcttttttgtttgtttgtttttgtacaatTGCCAAATGCCTGCATGTGTTCTCAACGAGATTTCTGCAAACTCCAGTGTATTTTACTAGGGTTatgtgtgacagaccaacaaaacAAGTGTCAAGTGAAATGAAAAacttaaaagtgtggcatgcatttgtgtcTTCCTGTTTACTGTGACCAGCGGAAATAAATCCCCATGGCAttacgctgccaccaccatgagTCACCAAGAAAAGTACAGTTGAAGGTGGCATACAGGGTTAGTTGTCCTCCCCACATCATTGTGCAAGTAGGCCAAAGAGTAGCTATTtgggtctcatctgaccagtgTCATCCAAGTCCTGGCATCTGGAGAATTTCTTCTTGCTACTCATGTATGAAGTGCAGATTTTTGGAGTATATGGCTAATAGAGGCTTGCTGACATATTCTCCCCCGAGATCTGTGGATCCATGTGCCTCTGCCAGAATGGGCCTCCTTGCTGCTTTCTTAGTTAATACTACTTTTCCCCAGACTGTCAATTTTAGTTGATAGCCATGTTTTAGTGGGTTTGCAGTTGAGCTGTACTCTTTCCACTTTTGTTGCCTTCACAGAATACCTGGATTTATACTAAGATTAGATTACACCCAGGTGGATTGGTAGGTGACTTTCTAAGGCAAATGTTTTTcacaggattttatttggaTTATCAGTGTTAAGGGAGCTGAATGCAAATGAACATTAAACTAGaggttttatttgtgaaaataaatcaaatctagGCATGATGATCTTTCCTGTTCAAAATTATGCACTACCTTGAGTtggtcaatcacataaaatccctgaGAATACATAGAAATATGTCAGTACCAAATGACAATACGCGAAACAGCTCAAAGAGTATGAATACCTATGCAGAGCATTTCAGTCTACTGTTATTAATCTCCTACcgaagctaaataaaataaaaagacttaaaaatataaacaaataagaTATTGTAGGCATGattgaaaacattgtttcccaTAAAATTAAAGGCAGTAAATTATTACGGTAAGCAGAAACTGTTCTTATGTTCAGATAGACATAactatttttaaacacattaacaaTAAGAAAACTCTAATATTGAAATACATTTCAGATGCAAGAACCACTGTGAGTTTACACCTCCATCTTATGTCAAACACAAAGGAACCTTGTGGAGCTTTCATATTTCTATAGGCAGGTGTTGTTGAATTTGTCCCCACCTGCATGTGACCTTTAGAAATCTCTGCAAGGTACCTTTCCTTTAACTCACTAGGTTCTGATATCATTACTCTATACTTCCGATCCTTAGATTTTGTATGTAATGCACAATAGCATGAATTCatgtaagaattttttttttttttacagtgcttACTGTATTTGATAATCAGACAGCACCTTGCCACTGCAAAATGTGAAACCAATAAAAGCATGTTTGGCTAGATGAACAGGAAGTGGTACATTTTCATGTGATTAATAACATGTATGTTGCATGGACTACATCTTCTTTTTCCTAATTGTATTTTAAGAATTTACCAAATATTAAATGTATTCTTAGTAATGCCTCATACTCCCACTGTTGTATATCTGACCAGCATTTTGGCGCATGAAGCAAAGAGAcatattgccttttttgaatCTAATACTTTGGCATTCATAATGGGATCTCCTGTTAAACTGGAGATTATAAGATTGTTTCTGGTTTGCTGAAAAAGTCTGTGGCATGAGTCTCACCTCAGCGACACTCCATAAATACGGCATATATACACAAATGCATTAGCCTTTATGCACTTGCCCCCAAATGTTGCAGCAATTGCCTTAAtttcatttaatcttttttctgCACTATGCAGACACCGTGTCTGTGTTAATAAGGAGTAACTTACCTTGAAATGCCTCAGCTAGAGTGGCTGACTTGCCAGGGAAGTTGGGCTTATTTAATGaataattttgttaaaaaaaaatatttacttaccTGTGAGCCCTCATGCTATTTTATAGAGCAATGGAATATTAGGTCAAGCTGTCAGACAATTATTGAGtttggataaaaataaatatcaaagtgtaaaatgtaatgtatCCAATACTGATGCAGTAGCACATTGTTCATATTCTGTCCTTCACCCCAGTACATGTGCAACAAAAGTGACAGAGGTGCTTTAAATACCTGACTGCGTCACAAAATGTTCTAAGGTTCCTTGTGGTTAGACTaagataaaatgtgttttttgaatGCATCAATTTACAAGGGCCGATAGGAGAGAGTGCAACATAAGCATTGATGTTTagtattaataaaaaatggATAGACAGCAATGAATAGGTAAGGACGTGTGCATGGTTACTGTGCTAGGGAGATGTGTGCAGCTCAACCACTGGAACCTGCCAGCTTTCGCTTGTAAGTGCAGATTCTTTTTTCTCATGCTGAATAAGATCCAACAGTCCCTATTGCAACTGTTCCAAAAAAATGTGCTGATGGCAGTCCTCTTCTACATTGTCCTTTGGCCCGAAGAAATTGCAGAAATTGAACCAGTAAACTCAGATTTGCACCGATGTGTATACTTTGCTGTCAGGTTGGGTAGAGACTGGTCGAGGAATAAGTTTTAGAAGAATGCTGTTTTAGTGAGTAGGGTCGCTGCAGACcacttagaaaaaaacaagtcatagaatgtttttaatattatcAACCTGTAAATATGTGACCAACAACAACTTGAAAACAACCTTTGTAATGGTCAGTGAAAACACTCCTCTATCTTATAATGAATAATTGATGTTTTCTCCTCTTTTCCCTGCTCTCTAAAAATGATAAACGAATTCATTTAACTATCAATTTATAATTAGTAATAAAATCCAGATCCAGTTTGTGAAATccattttcttaataaaaagGGACAATGAAACttaaatattaatgtaaaaaaagagcAGAGACATGAATGCATCTTTTATAACGGAAAATTCAACTTGTTATAAGTGAAATGAAAGTAAACCTGCTGATCTCAATTGTTCGTCATCACAAATGACATTTGATTGTGAGTCAGCAGTGTTCCAATACATCAGTTGCACTTCCTTAAAGCTGTAGCAGAGTCCTCTGCTTGTGTCGTTTTTTCAGAATGGTCCAGAAAATGAATGCatgctgaataaatatgtgCCTATCCGTTGTGTGTGTGCTCCTCAGCCTCCAATGACACTGCCGCAATCTACTCTGAGATCATGATGTATGTCCTGCTGGTGTTCCTAACCTTATGGCTGCTGGTGGAAATGGTTCTACTGCTATAAGAAGATCTCAAATCAGATGAGCAAGCGCAGGATGCAGCGTGAGTCTCACACAGATCCGCACATTCAGATTAGTGTGAGCTGAGGACAAAACACAGTGTTTTGATGTGATATGCGCAGATATAAATGTGCACCACATATCTCGGTTTGAAATGGCTGATTGTAACTGTGGGTGCTTGAATTTTGTTATTATATAATACTCATTTAAAATCCCTGACATCAGCGCTGGAAATTAGTGGGCTGTCACATAGATAGACTGACGGAAAAGGTCAGACTAACAGACAGACATGGGAATAATTGAAAATGGAGTGCATCCCTCCCCTGGTTTTTAACCCTTACATCTTTTATCTGTCTTTTCTCTAAGGCAGGCAGCCAGAAATACCTGAATTATTCCCAGCTCTGCTGACTGCtcttttttaaacaggcttttacATTCAAGCAGTGTTTTTAACTTCATCGTAAACTGGCTTTTGCGTCACCTTGTCTCAAAGCCACTGTGTACTCACACTAATTAGAGTTCCACGACGTCTACTCGGAGAGCCCATGCCCGCTGACAGCATTTCCTTAAGTTGAAGTATATCTTGAGGAGAAATGTACAGATAATGCACCGCACCATGGTGTTGATTCACTATGCTGTTTGCAAAAATTCATCAAATTCCAAATCCCANNNNNNNNNNNNNNNNNNNNNNNNNNNNNNNNNNNNNNNNNNNNNNNNNNNNNNNNNNNNNNNNNNNNNNNNNNNNNNNNNNNNNNNNNNNNNNNNNNNNNNNNNNNNNNNNNNNNNNNNNNNNNNNNNNNNNNNNNNNNNNNNNNNNNNNNNNNNNNNNNNNNNNNNNNNNNNNNNNNNNNNNNNNNNNNNNNNNNNNNNNNNNNNNNNNNNNNNNNNNNNNNNNNNNNNNNNNNNNNNNNNNNNNNNNNNNNNNNNNNNNNNNNNNNNNNNNNNNNNNNNNNNNNNNNNNNNNNNNNNNNNNNNNNNNNNNNNNNNNNNNNNNNNNNNNNNNNNNNNNNNNNNNNNNNNNNNNNNNNNNNNNNNNNNNNNNNNNNNNNNNNNNNNNNNNNNNNNNNNNNNNNNNNNNNNNNNNNNNNNNNNNNNNNNNNNNNNNNNNNNNNNNNNNNNNNNNNNNNNNNNNNNNNNNNNNNNNNNNNNNNNNNNNNNNNNNNNNNNNNATACCTCAATTTATAAAATGCTTTGTGTGTAATCTGTGTGTCTTCATGAAAACGGACATTTCCACCACCCAAGCTGAGGCGTCTGCGTCGTTACTGGGAGCTGTTCTTAGATCTGTTGAAGCTCTCTTATGCAAGCTGACGGGAGGAACTTGGCAAAACCAGGATCTGCATGGATGTCCATGTTGTCAGGGTTCAAGGGACTGTGAGGCTCAGGTTCGATATAATCAACCCGGTGACACCAATTTGTGTTTTACACAggtaatttagaaatatttcaaacaCATGTTTGGGAATGTAaaagttgtgtttatttttcttttttaactgtCCCCAGTTTTCATCGATGTCAGTGAATAAAGGAGAATCTCTTTCTAATGAAACAGGTCAGAAACAAATCTTCACACTTTTTGGTTGGTTACGTTTTGGATACATTGGAACAAAATAATatgtactttaaaaatgtattgcatGTAACttatttctctgttctctaGACTGTGCACAGACCACAGCTCCTTGTCTTAGTGATGACGATCTGTCCAAATTAGTCACCAAATCTCCTCTCTTTAAAACTCTACAAGACATCCAGCGGTCGTTACAACAGCTCACATCAGAGGAGTCACATCAGCATCTGTGCAATggtgcaacaacaaaacattgccTTTTAGTTTATAATCCCACTCAGAATAAACTAtgtgcagtgccttgcaaaataaTTGTCACCTCCTGAACCCTGTTTTTCATCAGTATTATATGTAATAAGCAAATACAAAAAAGTGTGTCACTGTAAAATTGAGGGAAAATGACACAGGGTTTTGACTTTGTAGGACTACCCTATGCAGCAATTTTAGATTCAAGTTTTCTGAGTTGCTTCTCTTGCTTTGCACCTCAACAGACTGAAGCTTCTGCCAATTCTTCTGTGCAATTTAGTTAAGATTGTATAGATTTGTGCGAGAGTTAATGTGAACATCAATTCGAACACGTACCggtaaatatgctttgatccaaaccattccattgtaggtCTGTTTGTATATTTGGGGTCGTTGTGTTGAAATAAAGTTTCCACCCCTGGCTTGAGTCTTTTTCTCCCTCTAAAaagttttcttccaagattaactccatccatcttcccatcaactctgacaatCTTTCTTGTTCCTGTTGTAGAAAATCATCCACACAGCAAGATGCCgccaccgccatgcttcacAAAGGAGATGACTCAGTGTTATTTTCTTCTCCACACACTGTGACTTGCACAAACAGTTTAATTATGTTCTTATCCAACCACAGGACTTTCTTCCCCATATTTACCGTGTCACTGCATGGCTTATGGAAACTCAAAACAGGAgttcttatggttttctttcaacaaaagctttctttttgccattctTCCATTAAGACCAGATTCGTGGTGcctgttgacagattcttcCACTCGAACTATGGGTTTCTGCAGCGACCCCAGAGTTACAATGGGCTTCTTGTCTGATTCCCCGTTTATTGCTCTTCATGCCCAGCCTGCCCATTTAAGTGGACAGGCATACCTGGGTTTGTTGGCAGTtgtagaaaatgaataaaacaggtGCTGTGTGAGATGTTCCCTCCTTAGTGTGTGCCTTGGTCTTCGTGAGGctttttgttcactaatgttctctaacaaagctctgagaCCTTTACAGAACAAATGTATTCTTACTGAGATGAAAGTTCACAAAGGTTAACCCTATTTACTATGTATGTTCCTCCTGAACACACTTGGGACTTGACTTTTTTGTCAAGTTTTGAGGATTATTGAATCACAGATGAAGGCTACAcagattttcatttggaaaaaaaatgttaaaatccaGAACTCATTTTCCTCACATGTCAAAAATAATGCACTACTTCTTGTTGGTCTTGCACGCATGAAACTAATGAAGTACAATTTAGTTTGTGGTTGGAATGTGACAAAAGGTTGAACAAATTTCAaggggcatgaatacttttgcaagacactggaTGTGGCAAAATCCTAAACCGAACATCCTGATATCCTAATACagctttttctgtttcagcAGAAATGGGGCTTTCTGTCCAAGAGAAACACAACGAACATCTAATTCCAACCGAACTGGACAGCCTGTCTCCACAGCACTCAGCTATTTACCTGTTTGGTTGTCATGTGATGCAGTTACTGGCAGATTCCCCTAAGTTCCCCTCTGTGCTCCTTCTACTGGCGAAGTCTGTTCCCTTTAGCTCATCTCCGTCTAATGAGAATCTTCTGGCCCATTGCACAGGGGACTTCTATTTTGATCCAACCAATCAAATCCTTTATCTATCAGAAGCAAAGCTTCAGCATGTGGGGCACTTTATTGCTGTCATCCTGCAGTCCATGGCCCACATAGCAGTAGGtaataaaaaaggttaaagaGAGTCCTGAATGTCATGCATAATATTATAGCTTGGGCAATCATCTTTGAGCAGGAAGTATGTAATCGTCTTTGGCAGCACAATGATTAATTGGTGTTGTTTCTATCCAGGATCCAAACCCCAGAGGTTTCTGCAAGCTCTACATGAGGCCATTTCAACTGTAAGCCTTCAGCTGTTCAACCTTTCATTTAAATGGAGCTCTGCAGAGGTGTGTGAAAGCTATTTGAAGCTCACTCATCATCCTCGCACAGTTTGAAATGTAGGCTGATAACTTtttctagctttttttttacagcctaATTTTGATGCTTTAGATGGGCGGCATGGTGCATTAGTGGAGCAATTTCTCAATATTAGAGTTCCCTCTGAAGCACGCTTCACTGAGCAGTTATTAGCCAGGAGGTTGGTGCgaaaaataaaacttgcagCAGAGGATGTTATATGCATTTATAAtaagtaactttttaaaaaatctttttctattttagacTGGAGaaatataagtattttaaaCTAGAGGATCTTATCTGCAACCTCAAACAAAGATCAACTCCAAATACAGGTACGGCAACTTTTATGTTTATTAGTAGTTcttttatatgtttattttaaaataatgcatgAAAATAACTTGCAGAGGACTTGGAAAACAGaatatttcaatgttttaaacatttctctttgttGATATATGTCATCGCAAATTTACATGTTACGGCTAGTAATAGTCCAAATTATATCTGTATTCTTGGGAAATGTAGTATAAACATGCACAACATAGTGTATCTGCAGTTTTCCTCTGTACATCCATTGTTCTCTAATAAGAGGAAGTAAATGTAATCATAGTGGACATTAATTATAAATCAGCCAATAGTGCATGACCTTGACAATAGAGgagaaaaaagcagcaaaaaactGCTAAGATTATCTCACTGAGATAAATTCATATATAGAAGGTGTAAGCTCTTCAGTTAACTGCAAGATGTGATAAAAGTTACCTCCACTATCTAAGTTTAGTTGTCATATTTGGCATAAAAGCTCTCCCAGTTTAAGTTTGTGTTTATAAGACTAATTGATGGATTTAGTAACATAAAAACAATCAAGTTTGatattggtgaaatattataaataattatgtttttggTCATTTATAAAGTAAACAATCATCACACAAGGTTGGACAAGAAGTTTTGAAGAACATTAACCAGACTTGCACAGTGGCCTGCAAAAGTATCCGCCGCCCTTGGcaatgtttatgttttattgtttcacaacctggaattagaATTGAAAGTTTtagagtttgcaccatttcatttaaagAACATTCCTACAACTTTTAAGCTCCAGTTCCTTCATGTTGAGCAATCTTTAAGTCCAACCACAAAGTAGTGTGGACTTTGAGGAGGCCATTCTAACCCACCTTAGTGTTTCTCCTTAAACCACTCGAGTGTTGCTTTGTTCTGCAGGAAGATGAACCTCTGTCCTAGTCTCAAAACAGGCATGACAGGTTGTACTTTCACCCCACcttgacttgtacttctcaactttgtccctgacttgtttggagagctccttaaTTTTTGTGGTGCAATGACTCTTGCTTAGTGGTgttgcagcctctggggcctttcagaagaggtgtgtttatactgacagatcatgtgacactcAAATATCACACAGGTGGACaggtgacttttgaaggtagCTGGTTGAATCAGAACTTTCAAAGGACTTCATTGCAAAGGGGTTGGTTATATACTG from Fundulus heteroclitus isolate FHET01 chromosome 18, MU-UCD_Fhet_4.1, whole genome shotgun sequence encodes the following:
- the LOC118566819 gene encoding sodium channel subunit beta-3-like, whose translation is MVTLHRVHLQTLLLLLFDVHLSRPVCVDVDSETEAVLGNSMKLMCISCLKREEVKVKTTVKWFFTPTDNRNNTYRQTLIYQYDNEVPESVDGHFNGRLVWNGSKDLQDVSILILNVSESDRGFYECNITRQFDFGDFNPTVGTQKNITLTVKEKASNDTAAIYSEIMMYVLLVFLTLWLLVEMVLLL
- the LOC118566818 gene encoding uncharacterized protein LOC118566818, whose translation is MSVNKGESLSNETDCAQTTAPCLSDDDLSKLVTKSPLFKTLQDIQRSLQQLTSEESHQHLCNEMGLSVQEKHNEHLIPTELDSLSPQHSAIYLFGCHVMQLLADSPKFPSVLLLLAKSVPFSSSPSNENLLAHCTGDFYFDPTNQILYLSEAKLQHVGHFIAVILQSMAHIAVGSKPQRFLQALHEAISTVSLQLFNLSFKWSSAEPNFDALDGRHGALVEQFLNIRVPSEARFTEQLLARRLEKYKYFKLEDLICNLKQRSTPNTGLPPNGTPVQMSCVEEEIDRMSESFLQLSVQLQRRAEISTMLKERDSSAGDQARETSTNMPSLSRNGTILLELKRCYVSQRLNELQATLSQMRQCQLRDGKLKDGTRGRKESDDSSDQHREKEHDPARDHQRRSTL